One part of the Glycine soja cultivar W05 chromosome 11, ASM419377v2, whole genome shotgun sequence genome encodes these proteins:
- the LOC114376283 gene encoding uncharacterized protein LOC114376283 isoform X6, whose product MSAENEKIKPKTDIELFLNNANQCVWKKLNNDSGAGANAASREDMTLAATDPLSEIVWSPDKGDSGVKAKSKAYEEDDIGSVGNKDKVNTAATAPNLPNDQNGNLTNNWEKIIGDQANIGTDKISGIAGNIISAISGQADQGPFNHLLLQSDENRPSMDQNPSPGRHSDGGVNIGLKKKAVVTDDDLHTAVKPIIEYKGSGAHGTNLASSSRNPLEKLEYSAENDLQTFNCEAGCAGTSEVNVNESENKFQDNEMMLPCDSRIHMAINKGKEKSLSDGDANVILSREENDSHSSVESCNSAGFFSTGKKRRNFRQQLIIGSKRVKKQIEESSGFKSYVKQDSSFMNWISNMVKGLQQSIQNDSNTLALTLTNPDHHNLLPDEKLFTCNMNQDPEPKNTGFKSFFQSIYCPSLKNGGTRMSHQEGKSSDDLEPGNMEHGIDATPITYCAENNSLSKLRLQSNKFEVSIGGNDAGPSSQPKVKPLNFFNCQESSKNNPVETKNYSILGHSKDKEEVASHSSSTKQNTDDNDNIDSNALPDRKEEENICHRRDNLGSLWITRFSPKFTAPLREQPANDTEASTDLKEDKGNNDHKSMYMFKPLSSSPGLRNLEPMASMFARRFSAIKHIIPTNATDTTTQVNMLCLFCGTKGHQLSDCSAIAENKLEDLQKNIDSYGGLEEHSCLCIKCFQPNHWAISCPTSISTRKHELKANALVNDCGKQKHLIPSNEESARLLTDEDDRVLSGGSINDETDQRTGQNINLKLKSNEIITHKVGCNASFQKYCGSSLEENKFRENPISSPSKLTERQISHVPKKIFDAVKKLQLSRTDILKCINTHGSISQLDGFFLRLRLGKWEEGLGGTGYHVAYINETQSQRQCPEQNTRKCLSVKVGSIKCMVESQYISNHDFLEEEITEWWSNTSEAGAEIPSEEYLIEKFKKKEMLGL is encoded by the exons ATGAGTGCCGAAAACGAGAAAATAAAACCAAAGACTGATATTGAACTCTTTCTCAATAATGCTAACCAGTGCGTTtggaaaaaattgaataatgacTCAGGTGCAGGTGCAAATGCAGCCTCCAGGGAGGATATGACACTTGCTGCCACTGACCCCCTATCTGAAATAGTTTGGTCTCCAGATAAAG GTGATTCAGGTGTCAAGGCCAAGAGTAAAGCCTATGAAGAAGATGATATAG GATCTGTTGGTAATAAGGACAAAGTGAACACCGCAGCAACAGCACCTAATTTGCCTAATGATCAAAATGGGAATCTAACGAACAATTGGGAAAAGATTATCGGTGATCAAGCCAACATTGGAACTGATAAAATATCTGGGATAGCGGGAAACATAATTTCTGCTATTTCAG GCCAGGCTGACCAAGGGccatttaatcatttattactTCAATCAGATGAAAATAGACCTAGCATGGACCAAAATCCTTCTCCAGGGAGACATTCTGATGGAGGCGTAAATATTGGTCTCAAAAAAAAGGCTGTAGTAACTGATGATGACTTACATACTGCTGTTAAGCCTATAATTGAATACAAAGGCTCTGGTGCTCATGGGACTAATTTAGCATCCTCCAGCAGGAATCCTTTAGAAAAACTGGAATATAGTGCAGAGAATGATTTACAAACTTTCAACTGTGAAGCTGGTTGTGCTGGAACAAGCGAAGTTAATGTTAATGAGTCTGAAAACAAATTTCAGGACAATGAAATGATGCTACCATGTGATAGCAGAATTCATATGGCAATAAACAAAGGCAAGGAAAAATCCTTATCAGATGGGGatgcaaatgtaatattatCGAGGGAGGAGAATGACAGTCATTCAAGTGTTGAGAGCTGTAACAGTGCTGGCTTTTTTTCAACAGGTAAGAAGAGACGTAACTTTCGACAACAGTTGATAATTGGGAGTAAAAGAGTCAAAAAGCAAATTGAAGAATCTTCTGGTTTCAAATCCTATGTTAAACAGGATAGCTCATTCATGAACTGGATTTCAAACATGGTGAAAGGACTCCAACAATCAATTCAAAATGATTCAAACACTTTGGCTCTTACCCTTACAAATCCAGATCATCATAATCTACTGCCTGACGAGAAACTTTTCACATGCAATATGAATCAAGATCCCGAGCCAAAAAATACAGGATTCAAGTCCTTTTTTCAGTCCATATATTGTCCAAGCTTGAAGAATGGAGGAACGAGAATGTCTCATCAAGAAGGGAAGAGTAGTGATGATTTAGAGCCAGGTAACATGGAACATGGAATAGATGCTACTCCAATAACCTATTGTGCAGAAAACAATAGCCTTTCCAAACTGCGTTTGCAATCAAATAAGTTTGAAGTATCTATTGGGGGAAATGATGCCGGTCCGTCCTCGCAGCCTAAGGTCAAacctctaaatttttttaactgtcAGGAAAGCAGCAAAAATAACCCAGTGGAGACTAAAAATTATTCCATCTTGGGCCATAGTAAGGACAAGGAAGAAGTGGCATCACATTCATCATCAACCAAACAAAATACAGATGATAATGATAACATCGATTCCAATGCACTACCTGAtagaaaggaagaagagaatatTTGTCACAGAAGAGATAATCTGGGAAGTCTGTGGATAACTCGTTTTTCTCCAAAATTCACTGCTCCCTTGAGAGAACAACCTGCCAATGACACAGAGGCCTCTACTGATCttaaggaagataagggaaatAATGATCATAAATCAATGTATATGTTCAAACCCCTTTCATCTTCCCCAGGGCTCAGAAATTTAGAGCCAATGGCTTCAATGTTTGCAAGGAGATTTAGTGCCATCAAACATATCATACCAACAAATGCAACAGATACTACCACACAGGTAAATATGTTGTGCTTGTTTTGTGGAACAAAAGGACATCAACTCTCTGATTGCTCGGCTATTGCAGAAAACAAGCTAGAAGATCTCCAGAAGAATATAGATTCATATGGAGGACTGGAAGAACATTCTTGTCTATGCATCAAATGCTTTCAGCCCAACCATTGGGCAATTTCATGTCCCACTTCAATCTCAACTAGGAAACATGAACTGAAAGCTAATGCCTTGGTCAATGATTgtggaaaacaaaaacatttaatcCCAAGCAATGAAGAGAGTGCCAGGCTGTTGACTGATGAGGATGACCGAGTTTTATCTGGCGGTTCTATTAATGATGAAACAGATCAACGAACAGgccaaaatattaatttgaagcTGAAATCAAATGAAATTATAACCCATAAGGTAGGGTGCAATGCATCATTCCAGAAATACTGTGGTTCGAGTTTAGAGGAAAACAAATTCAGAGAAAATCCTATATCTTCTCCATCCAAATTGACTGAAAGGCAGATTTCACATGTgccaaagaaaatatttgatgcAGTAAAAAAACTTCAATTGTCCCGCACTGACATCCTGAA ATGCATCAATACTCATGGGTCAATCTCACAACTAGATGGTTTTTTCTTGCGCCTGCGGCTTGGAAAGTGGGAAGAAGGGCTAGGGGGAACTGGATACCATGTGGCATACATAAATG AGACCCAGTCCCAGAGACAGTGCCCAGAGCAGAATACAAGAAAATGTCTCTCGGTGAAAGTGGGGAGTATCAAGTGTATGGTTGAAAGTCAGTATATATCCAATCATGATTTTCTTGAG GAAGAAATCACGGAATGGTGGTCCAACACCTCAGAAGCTGGTGCTGAGATTCCATCTGAAGAATATCtaatagaaaaatttaaaaagaaagaaatgttaGGTCTCTAg
- the LOC114376283 gene encoding uncharacterized protein LOC114376283 isoform X1: MSAENEKIKPKTDIELFLNNANQCVWKKLNNDSGAGANAASREDMTLAATDPLSEIVWSPDKGLSLKCADSSFAHKNSSPFRDFGTSCMVFAPPQNFTGSSSTTDKPLDDDFVKPIAVVCAKSDIAEADAPTMPPTGDSGVKAKSKAYEEDDIGSVGNKDKVNTAATAPNLPNDQNGNLTNNWEKIIGDQANIGTDKISGIAGNIISAISGQADQGPFNHLLLQSDENRPSMDQNPSPGRHSDGGVNIGLKKKAVVTDDDLHTAVKPIIEYKGSGAHGTNLASSSRNPLEKLEYSAENDLQTFNCEAGCAGTSEVNVNESENKFQDNEMMLPCDSRIHMAINKGKEKSLSDGDANVILSREENDSHSSVESCNSAGFFSTGKKRRNFRQQLIIGSKRVKKQIEESSGFKSYVKQDSSFMNWISNMVKGLQQSIQNDSNTLALTLTNPDHHNLLPDEKLFTCNMNQDPEPKNTGFKSFFQSIYCPSLKNGGTRMSHQEGKSSDDLEPGNMEHGIDATPITYCAENNSLSKLRLQSNKFEVSIGGNDAGPSSQPKVKPLNFFNCQESSKNNPVETKNYSILGHSKDKEEVASHSSSTKQNTDDNDNIDSNALPDRKEEENICHRRDNLGSLWITRFSPKFTAPLREQPANDTEASTDLKEDKGNNDHKSMYMFKPLSSSPGLRNLEPMASMFARRFSAIKHIIPTNATDTTTQVNMLCLFCGTKGHQLSDCSAIAENKLEDLQKNIDSYGGLEEHSCLCIKCFQPNHWAISCPTSISTRKHELKANALVNDCGKQKHLIPSNEESARLLTDEDDRVLSGGSINDETDQRTGQNINLKLKSNEIITHKVGCNASFQKYCGSSLEENKFRENPISSPSKLTERQISHVPKKIFDAVKKLQLSRTDILKCINTHGSISQLDGFFLRLRLGKWEEGLGGTGYHVAYINETQSQRQCPEQNTRKCLSVKVGSIKCMVESQYISNHDFLEEEITEWWSNTSEAGAEIPSEEYLIEKFKKKEMLGL, encoded by the exons ATGAGTGCCGAAAACGAGAAAATAAAACCAAAGACTGATATTGAACTCTTTCTCAATAATGCTAACCAGTGCGTTtggaaaaaattgaataatgacTCAGGTGCAGGTGCAAATGCAGCCTCCAGGGAGGATATGACACTTGCTGCCACTGACCCCCTATCTGAAATAGTTTGGTCTCCAGATAAAGGTTTGAGTCTTAAATGTGCCGATTCAAGCTTTGCTCATAAAAATAGTTCTCCTTTTCGGGATTTTGGAACAAGCTGTATGGTTTTTGCTCCGCCACAAAATTTTACTGGCAGCAGTTCTACCACTGATAAACCTTTAGATGatgattttgtgaaacctaTAGCAGTTGTATGTGCCAAGAGTGATATTGCTGAAGCAGATGCTCCTACTATGCCTCCTACAGGTGATTCAGGTGTCAAGGCCAAGAGTAAAGCCTATGAAGAAGATGATATAG GATCTGTTGGTAATAAGGACAAAGTGAACACCGCAGCAACAGCACCTAATTTGCCTAATGATCAAAATGGGAATCTAACGAACAATTGGGAAAAGATTATCGGTGATCAAGCCAACATTGGAACTGATAAAATATCTGGGATAGCGGGAAACATAATTTCTGCTATTTCAG GCCAGGCTGACCAAGGGccatttaatcatttattactTCAATCAGATGAAAATAGACCTAGCATGGACCAAAATCCTTCTCCAGGGAGACATTCTGATGGAGGCGTAAATATTGGTCTCAAAAAAAAGGCTGTAGTAACTGATGATGACTTACATACTGCTGTTAAGCCTATAATTGAATACAAAGGCTCTGGTGCTCATGGGACTAATTTAGCATCCTCCAGCAGGAATCCTTTAGAAAAACTGGAATATAGTGCAGAGAATGATTTACAAACTTTCAACTGTGAAGCTGGTTGTGCTGGAACAAGCGAAGTTAATGTTAATGAGTCTGAAAACAAATTTCAGGACAATGAAATGATGCTACCATGTGATAGCAGAATTCATATGGCAATAAACAAAGGCAAGGAAAAATCCTTATCAGATGGGGatgcaaatgtaatattatCGAGGGAGGAGAATGACAGTCATTCAAGTGTTGAGAGCTGTAACAGTGCTGGCTTTTTTTCAACAGGTAAGAAGAGACGTAACTTTCGACAACAGTTGATAATTGGGAGTAAAAGAGTCAAAAAGCAAATTGAAGAATCTTCTGGTTTCAAATCCTATGTTAAACAGGATAGCTCATTCATGAACTGGATTTCAAACATGGTGAAAGGACTCCAACAATCAATTCAAAATGATTCAAACACTTTGGCTCTTACCCTTACAAATCCAGATCATCATAATCTACTGCCTGACGAGAAACTTTTCACATGCAATATGAATCAAGATCCCGAGCCAAAAAATACAGGATTCAAGTCCTTTTTTCAGTCCATATATTGTCCAAGCTTGAAGAATGGAGGAACGAGAATGTCTCATCAAGAAGGGAAGAGTAGTGATGATTTAGAGCCAGGTAACATGGAACATGGAATAGATGCTACTCCAATAACCTATTGTGCAGAAAACAATAGCCTTTCCAAACTGCGTTTGCAATCAAATAAGTTTGAAGTATCTATTGGGGGAAATGATGCCGGTCCGTCCTCGCAGCCTAAGGTCAAacctctaaatttttttaactgtcAGGAAAGCAGCAAAAATAACCCAGTGGAGACTAAAAATTATTCCATCTTGGGCCATAGTAAGGACAAGGAAGAAGTGGCATCACATTCATCATCAACCAAACAAAATACAGATGATAATGATAACATCGATTCCAATGCACTACCTGAtagaaaggaagaagagaatatTTGTCACAGAAGAGATAATCTGGGAAGTCTGTGGATAACTCGTTTTTCTCCAAAATTCACTGCTCCCTTGAGAGAACAACCTGCCAATGACACAGAGGCCTCTACTGATCttaaggaagataagggaaatAATGATCATAAATCAATGTATATGTTCAAACCCCTTTCATCTTCCCCAGGGCTCAGAAATTTAGAGCCAATGGCTTCAATGTTTGCAAGGAGATTTAGTGCCATCAAACATATCATACCAACAAATGCAACAGATACTACCACACAGGTAAATATGTTGTGCTTGTTTTGTGGAACAAAAGGACATCAACTCTCTGATTGCTCGGCTATTGCAGAAAACAAGCTAGAAGATCTCCAGAAGAATATAGATTCATATGGAGGACTGGAAGAACATTCTTGTCTATGCATCAAATGCTTTCAGCCCAACCATTGGGCAATTTCATGTCCCACTTCAATCTCAACTAGGAAACATGAACTGAAAGCTAATGCCTTGGTCAATGATTgtggaaaacaaaaacatttaatcCCAAGCAATGAAGAGAGTGCCAGGCTGTTGACTGATGAGGATGACCGAGTTTTATCTGGCGGTTCTATTAATGATGAAACAGATCAACGAACAGgccaaaatattaatttgaagcTGAAATCAAATGAAATTATAACCCATAAGGTAGGGTGCAATGCATCATTCCAGAAATACTGTGGTTCGAGTTTAGAGGAAAACAAATTCAGAGAAAATCCTATATCTTCTCCATCCAAATTGACTGAAAGGCAGATTTCACATGTgccaaagaaaatatttgatgcAGTAAAAAAACTTCAATTGTCCCGCACTGACATCCTGAA ATGCATCAATACTCATGGGTCAATCTCACAACTAGATGGTTTTTTCTTGCGCCTGCGGCTTGGAAAGTGGGAAGAAGGGCTAGGGGGAACTGGATACCATGTGGCATACATAAATG AGACCCAGTCCCAGAGACAGTGCCCAGAGCAGAATACAAGAAAATGTCTCTCGGTGAAAGTGGGGAGTATCAAGTGTATGGTTGAAAGTCAGTATATATCCAATCATGATTTTCTTGAG GAAGAAATCACGGAATGGTGGTCCAACACCTCAGAAGCTGGTGCTGAGATTCCATCTGAAGAATATCtaatagaaaaatttaaaaagaaagaaatgttaGGTCTCTAg
- the LOC114376283 gene encoding uncharacterized protein LOC114376283 isoform X3 yields the protein MSAENEKIKPKTDIELFLNNANQCVWKKLNNDSGAGANAASREDMTLAATDPLSEIVWSPDKAVVCAKSDIAEADAPTMPPTGDSGVKAKSKAYEEDDIGSVGNKDKVNTAATAPNLPNDQNGNLTNNWEKIIGDQANIGTDKISGIAGNIISAISGQADQGPFNHLLLQSDENRPSMDQNPSPGRHSDGGVNIGLKKKAVVTDDDLHTAVKPIIEYKGSGAHGTNLASSSRNPLEKLEYSAENDLQTFNCEAGCAGTSEVNVNESENKFQDNEMMLPCDSRIHMAINKGKEKSLSDGDANVILSREENDSHSSVESCNSAGFFSTGKKRRNFRQQLIIGSKRVKKQIEESSGFKSYVKQDSSFMNWISNMVKGLQQSIQNDSNTLALTLTNPDHHNLLPDEKLFTCNMNQDPEPKNTGFKSFFQSIYCPSLKNGGTRMSHQEGKSSDDLEPGNMEHGIDATPITYCAENNSLSKLRLQSNKFEVSIGGNDAGPSSQPKVKPLNFFNCQESSKNNPVETKNYSILGHSKDKEEVASHSSSTKQNTDDNDNIDSNALPDRKEEENICHRRDNLGSLWITRFSPKFTAPLREQPANDTEASTDLKEDKGNNDHKSMYMFKPLSSSPGLRNLEPMASMFARRFSAIKHIIPTNATDTTTQVNMLCLFCGTKGHQLSDCSAIAENKLEDLQKNIDSYGGLEEHSCLCIKCFQPNHWAISCPTSISTRKHELKANALVNDCGKQKHLIPSNEESARLLTDEDDRVLSGGSINDETDQRTGQNINLKLKSNEIITHKVGCNASFQKYCGSSLEENKFRENPISSPSKLTERQISHVPKKIFDAVKKLQLSRTDILKCINTHGSISQLDGFFLRLRLGKWEEGLGGTGYHVAYINETQSQRQCPEQNTRKCLSVKVGSIKCMVESQYISNHDFLEEEITEWWSNTSEAGAEIPSEEYLIEKFKKKEMLGL from the exons ATGAGTGCCGAAAACGAGAAAATAAAACCAAAGACTGATATTGAACTCTTTCTCAATAATGCTAACCAGTGCGTTtggaaaaaattgaataatgacTCAGGTGCAGGTGCAAATGCAGCCTCCAGGGAGGATATGACACTTGCTGCCACTGACCCCCTATCTGAAATAGTTTGGTCTCCAGATAAAG CAGTTGTATGTGCCAAGAGTGATATTGCTGAAGCAGATGCTCCTACTATGCCTCCTACAGGTGATTCAGGTGTCAAGGCCAAGAGTAAAGCCTATGAAGAAGATGATATAG GATCTGTTGGTAATAAGGACAAAGTGAACACCGCAGCAACAGCACCTAATTTGCCTAATGATCAAAATGGGAATCTAACGAACAATTGGGAAAAGATTATCGGTGATCAAGCCAACATTGGAACTGATAAAATATCTGGGATAGCGGGAAACATAATTTCTGCTATTTCAG GCCAGGCTGACCAAGGGccatttaatcatttattactTCAATCAGATGAAAATAGACCTAGCATGGACCAAAATCCTTCTCCAGGGAGACATTCTGATGGAGGCGTAAATATTGGTCTCAAAAAAAAGGCTGTAGTAACTGATGATGACTTACATACTGCTGTTAAGCCTATAATTGAATACAAAGGCTCTGGTGCTCATGGGACTAATTTAGCATCCTCCAGCAGGAATCCTTTAGAAAAACTGGAATATAGTGCAGAGAATGATTTACAAACTTTCAACTGTGAAGCTGGTTGTGCTGGAACAAGCGAAGTTAATGTTAATGAGTCTGAAAACAAATTTCAGGACAATGAAATGATGCTACCATGTGATAGCAGAATTCATATGGCAATAAACAAAGGCAAGGAAAAATCCTTATCAGATGGGGatgcaaatgtaatattatCGAGGGAGGAGAATGACAGTCATTCAAGTGTTGAGAGCTGTAACAGTGCTGGCTTTTTTTCAACAGGTAAGAAGAGACGTAACTTTCGACAACAGTTGATAATTGGGAGTAAAAGAGTCAAAAAGCAAATTGAAGAATCTTCTGGTTTCAAATCCTATGTTAAACAGGATAGCTCATTCATGAACTGGATTTCAAACATGGTGAAAGGACTCCAACAATCAATTCAAAATGATTCAAACACTTTGGCTCTTACCCTTACAAATCCAGATCATCATAATCTACTGCCTGACGAGAAACTTTTCACATGCAATATGAATCAAGATCCCGAGCCAAAAAATACAGGATTCAAGTCCTTTTTTCAGTCCATATATTGTCCAAGCTTGAAGAATGGAGGAACGAGAATGTCTCATCAAGAAGGGAAGAGTAGTGATGATTTAGAGCCAGGTAACATGGAACATGGAATAGATGCTACTCCAATAACCTATTGTGCAGAAAACAATAGCCTTTCCAAACTGCGTTTGCAATCAAATAAGTTTGAAGTATCTATTGGGGGAAATGATGCCGGTCCGTCCTCGCAGCCTAAGGTCAAacctctaaatttttttaactgtcAGGAAAGCAGCAAAAATAACCCAGTGGAGACTAAAAATTATTCCATCTTGGGCCATAGTAAGGACAAGGAAGAAGTGGCATCACATTCATCATCAACCAAACAAAATACAGATGATAATGATAACATCGATTCCAATGCACTACCTGAtagaaaggaagaagagaatatTTGTCACAGAAGAGATAATCTGGGAAGTCTGTGGATAACTCGTTTTTCTCCAAAATTCACTGCTCCCTTGAGAGAACAACCTGCCAATGACACAGAGGCCTCTACTGATCttaaggaagataagggaaatAATGATCATAAATCAATGTATATGTTCAAACCCCTTTCATCTTCCCCAGGGCTCAGAAATTTAGAGCCAATGGCTTCAATGTTTGCAAGGAGATTTAGTGCCATCAAACATATCATACCAACAAATGCAACAGATACTACCACACAGGTAAATATGTTGTGCTTGTTTTGTGGAACAAAAGGACATCAACTCTCTGATTGCTCGGCTATTGCAGAAAACAAGCTAGAAGATCTCCAGAAGAATATAGATTCATATGGAGGACTGGAAGAACATTCTTGTCTATGCATCAAATGCTTTCAGCCCAACCATTGGGCAATTTCATGTCCCACTTCAATCTCAACTAGGAAACATGAACTGAAAGCTAATGCCTTGGTCAATGATTgtggaaaacaaaaacatttaatcCCAAGCAATGAAGAGAGTGCCAGGCTGTTGACTGATGAGGATGACCGAGTTTTATCTGGCGGTTCTATTAATGATGAAACAGATCAACGAACAGgccaaaatattaatttgaagcTGAAATCAAATGAAATTATAACCCATAAGGTAGGGTGCAATGCATCATTCCAGAAATACTGTGGTTCGAGTTTAGAGGAAAACAAATTCAGAGAAAATCCTATATCTTCTCCATCCAAATTGACTGAAAGGCAGATTTCACATGTgccaaagaaaatatttgatgcAGTAAAAAAACTTCAATTGTCCCGCACTGACATCCTGAA ATGCATCAATACTCATGGGTCAATCTCACAACTAGATGGTTTTTTCTTGCGCCTGCGGCTTGGAAAGTGGGAAGAAGGGCTAGGGGGAACTGGATACCATGTGGCATACATAAATG AGACCCAGTCCCAGAGACAGTGCCCAGAGCAGAATACAAGAAAATGTCTCTCGGTGAAAGTGGGGAGTATCAAGTGTATGGTTGAAAGTCAGTATATATCCAATCATGATTTTCTTGAG GAAGAAATCACGGAATGGTGGTCCAACACCTCAGAAGCTGGTGCTGAGATTCCATCTGAAGAATATCtaatagaaaaatttaaaaagaaagaaatgttaGGTCTCTAg